ACCACCTCCTCGACCGTGGCCCACCTCGCCTTCGGGGGCGAAGCCGCGCGTACCGCCTCCAGCAGCGCCACCGCCCTCGGATCGGTGCCGGTGTAGACGGAATGGCCCAGGCCGGGCACCCGGTCGCCGGCCCGCAGCAGGGTCCCCACCGCCTCGGCCACCGACCCGCTCGACTCGGCGTCGGCCAGCAGCAGCTGCACCCCGTGTGACGCCCCGCCGTGCAGGGGTCCGCCGAGGACCCCGAGCCCGGTCCCGACCACGAGGTAGGGGTCCGCCCAGGTCGACGCCGCCACCCGGGCCCCCAGCGTGGAGGCGGCCAGCTCGTGGTCGGCCAGGAGGACCAGGGCGGCGTCGACGGCGGCCGCTTCGGCGGGCCGGGGCCGGCGCCCGGTCAGCCGCTCCCAGAGCCGACCGGCTATGTGCCGGCTCCGCGTCGGCGGCCCGGGCAGGCTCTCGACCAGCGCCGCCACGAGCGAGCGCCCGCACAGGGCCACCGCCTCGGGCCGGCGGTCGTGGCGGAGGGGGTCGGTGGTGGCCACGGCCACGCAGACCACGCGCATGCGGTCCACCAGGGTGGCGGTGTCCGGGAGGGCGGCGGCAGCGGCCTTGCCCGCCTCGAGGGCGGCGGCCGGAGCCCGCCACTCGGCGGGCTCCCCGGCGTCCCGGCCCGTCCACAGCCACTCCGCCACCCGCTCGTAGCTGGCGGTGCGGGCGGCGTCCGTCACGTCCCAGCCCCGGTAGTAGAGCCGTCCGGCCGGGTCGAGGAGGGTGAGGTTGGTGTCGACCAGCAGCTCCAGGCCGCCGGCCCGGCCCCCGCGGCGCGCCCTTCCCGCCAGCCGGTCCACCTCGGCCCGGGCGTACCGGCTGGCCCGGCCGCCGGCGTCGGGCACCGGATGGCTGTGGAGCAGGCCCCGGCTCACGTAGGCGTAAAGGGTCTGGGGGCGTACGCCCAGGCGGGCGGCCGCCTGGGGGGCGGTCAG
The sequence above is a segment of the Acidimicrobiales bacterium genome. Coding sequences within it:
- a CDS encoding citrate/2-methylcitrate synthase — its product is MAEEQWLTAPQAAARLGVRPQTLYAYVSRGLLHSHPVPDAGGRASRYARAEVDRLAGRARRGGRAGGLELLVDTNLTLLDPAGRLYYRGWDVTDAARTASYERVAEWLWTGRDAGEPAEWRAPAAALEAGKAAAAALPDTATLVDRMRVVCVAVATTDPLRHDRRPEAVALCGRSLVAALVESLPGPPTRSRHIAGRLWERLTGRRPRPAEAAAVDAALVLLADHELAASTLGARVAASTWADPYLVVGTGLGVLGGPLHGGASHGVQLLLADAESSGSVAEAVGTLLRAGDRVPGLGHSVYTGTDPRAVALLEAVRAASPPKARWATVEEVVRVTAGRGLPAPNIDLAIGGLCHAYRMAPGAGEAIFAVARVAGWLAHAGEEYQHRLRFRPRAVYTGPAPGS